The following proteins are co-located in the Solanum pennellii chromosome 8, SPENNV200 genome:
- the LOC107028289 gene encoding zinc finger BED domain-containing protein RICESLEEPER 1-like encodes MQCLSDFGIEDKICAVTVHSYLDFDEVIDVIKSKLLEKKRLHPDGQLFRVPCCADIFNSMVKRAFGMIEGLISDIRHIVCWGRSLPVWNVTFHKLQEALELEAKGEYLKTDDYKGYHIPSPREWEKVRGVCKLVGHVYTAAEVLLMAKRPTAGLYFHNLNNLRFNLMKDSASSDKFTRNLANSMLEKFDKYWRNMYLVFALATIMDPLYKVKYLEFCFLKYKDNDHSPLASILESIRSLLHDYVVHKSSMEYTISDSGSEDFDTGEDLFEQMEILDDDSFGFDCLDEFSKFIQTTSQPPKSELDCYLEEPIVPWTKNFDVLSWWKAASPKYPALSNLARDLLSIQLSLVTGYDAYLADVGEPDRNIRSVESDLVNALMSTKAGLTNSVAMLVITDSSVLWHSFLPLFNS; translated from the coding sequence ATGCAATGTCTTTCAGATTTTGGTATTGAAGATAAGATATGTGCTGTCACTGTGCATAGCTATCTGGACTTTGATGAGGTTATTGATGTCATTAAAAGCAAACTTCTTGAGAAGAAAAGACTCCATCCAGACGGACAATTGTTTCGTGTACCTTGTTGTGCAGACATTTTCAATTCAATGGTGAAAAGAGCATTTGGGATGATAGAGGGTTTAATCAGTGACATTCGTCACATAGTATGTTGGGGCAGATCACTACCAGTGTGGAATGTGACATTTCATAAACTACAGGAAGCATTGGAGTTGGAGGCTAAAGGAGAATACTTGAAAACAGATGATTATAAGGGTTATCATATACCTTCTCCCCGAGAGTGGGAGAAAGTTAGGGGAGTATGTAAACTTGTAGGACATGTCTATACTGCAGCAGAAGTGTTATTAATGGCAAAACGTCCCACTGCAGGCCTCTACTTCCACAATCTTAATAATCTTCGATTTAATCTGATGAAAGATTCTGCAAGTTCAGATAAATTTACTAGAAATTTAGCCAATAGCATGTTGGAAAAGTTTGACAAGTATTGGAGGAATATGTATTTGGTGTTCGCTCTAGCTACTATTATGGATCCACTCTACAAAGTGAAGTACTTAGAGTTCTGTTTCTTGAAGTATAAAGATAATGATCATTCACCGCTGGCGTCTATCTTGGAGTCCATCCGAAGCCTTCTCCATGACTATGTGGTGCACAAGTCCTCAATGGAGTATACTATCAGTGATTCAGGTTCTGAAGATTTTGATACGGGTGAAGATCTCTTTGAACAGATGGAAATTCTTGATGATGATAGTTTTGGATTTGACTGTTTAGATGAGTTCAGCAAATTCATCCAAACAACTAGTCAGCCACCAAAATCAGAACTTGACTGCTATCTGGAAGAACCTATTGTGCCTTGGACCAAGAACTTTGATGTATTGAGTTGGTGGAAAGCTGCTAGCCCCAAATATCCTGCACTATCAAATTTAGCTCGTGATCTTTTGTCAATACAATTGTCTCTTGTTACAGGCTATGATGCTTATCTCGCCGATGTGGGTGAACCTGATAGAAATATTAGATCAGTGGAGTCAGATTTAGTGAATGCCTTGATGTCTACAAAAGCTGGTTTGACAAACAGCGTTGCAATGCTGGTAATCACTGATTCTTCTGTTCTGTGGCATTCATTTCTTCCATTATTTAATTCTTGA